A window of Blattabacterium cuenoti contains these coding sequences:
- the hisS gene encoding histidine--tRNA ligase, translated as MENFGIPKGTRDLSSIEIKKRNYLIQIIRDKFEMFGFSPIETPSFENLSTLMEKYGKEGDYLIFKLLRSGEILKNKLLNSLNKNNKLHIINSIIEKISNKGLRYDLTVPFVRYVSMHRNEITFPFKRYQIQPVWRADNPQQGRFREFYQCDADMIGSQSVSSLWQEIDFFKLCDDIFNALNFSVIINVNHIDILKGLAEISGIENHLWKYFIASLDKWKKMGKDVVKQEMIQQGISYKSFDKISSFFDIQEHFDKKIEILINALKYSKTGIKGVKDISFIFKNMNNFSLKKIKLKWDISLSRGMNYYTGTIFEITAKDIIKKQNDVVKYQQSIGGGGRYDKLSSYFGMKNFSGIGISFGLDRIYIYMENNNLFYIMNNCQFPSKVLFINFGEREVIYAYRMISSLRDHGISTQLYPNAISIKKQFLYADKNNIPFTISIGTKEIENKKIKVKNINNRIEIEYDNLQNVIKHLTSYFKSNASLFV; from the coding sequence ATGGAGAATTTTGGAATTCCAAAAGGAACTAGAGATTTGTCATCTATAGAGATTAAAAAAAGAAATTATTTAATTCAAATTATTCGAGACAAATTTGAGATGTTTGGGTTTTCTCCTATAGAAACTCCTTCTTTTGAAAATTTATCCACTCTGATGGAAAAATATGGAAAAGAAGGAGATTATTTAATATTTAAATTACTTCGTTCTGGCGAAATTTTAAAAAATAAACTTTTAAATTCTTTAAATAAGAACAATAAGTTGCATATCATTAATTCTATAATTGAAAAAATATCTAACAAGGGATTAAGATATGACTTAACAGTTCCCTTTGTTCGTTATGTATCTATGCATAGAAATGAAATAACTTTTCCTTTTAAACGATATCAAATACAACCTGTATGGAGAGCTGATAATCCACAACAAGGAAGGTTTAGAGAATTTTATCAATGTGATGCAGATATGATAGGATCTCAATCGGTTTCTTCATTATGGCAAGAAATTGATTTTTTCAAATTATGTGATGATATTTTTAATGCATTAAATTTTTCTGTGATTATTAATGTTAACCATATAGATATTTTAAAAGGATTGGCAGAAATATCTGGTATAGAAAATCATCTCTGGAAATATTTTATTGCTTCTTTAGATAAATGGAAAAAAATGGGGAAAGATGTAGTCAAACAAGAAATGATACAACAAGGAATTTCGTATAAGTCTTTTGACAAGATCTCTAGTTTTTTTGATATTCAAGAACATTTTGACAAAAAAATAGAGATTCTCATCAACGCTTTGAAATATTCCAAAACAGGAATCAAAGGAGTGAAAGATATTAGTTTTATATTTAAAAATATGAATAATTTTTCTTTAAAAAAGATAAAATTAAAATGGGATATTTCTTTATCCAGAGGAATGAATTATTATACAGGAACTATATTTGAAATCACAGCTAAAGATATTATAAAAAAACAAAATGATGTAGTAAAATATCAACAATCTATCGGAGGTGGAGGGAGATATGATAAATTATCTAGTTATTTTGGAATGAAAAATTTTTCTGGTATAGGAATTTCTTTTGGATTAGATAGAATATATATATATATGGAAAACAACAATTTATTTTATATAATGAATAATTGCCAATTTCCATCAAAAGTATTATTTATTAATTTTGGAGAAAGAGAAGTTATATATGCATATCGTATGATCAGTAGTTTAAGAGATCATGGAATATCTACTCAATTATATCCTAATGCAATCAGTATCAAAAAACAATTTTTGTATGCTGACAAAAATAATATACCATTTACCATTAGTATAGGAACAAAAGAGATAGAAAATAAAAAAATAAAAGTCAAAAATATAAACAATAGAATTGAAATAGAATATGATAATTTACAAAATGTAATTAAACATTTAACTTCTTATTTTAAATCAAATGCTAGTTTATTTGTTTAA
- the ftsA gene encoding cell division protein FtsA, giving the protein MEYQDIAIGLDVGTTKIVAMVGKKNEYNKIEILGIGRSKSIGVHRGVVNNITQTIESIREAVDEAEHTSGLKIKEVIVGIAGQHIRSLQHSDYITRLDFENVINTKDIQQLIDQVHKLVMLPGEEIIHVLPQEYKVDSQAEIGEPIGMYGNRLEANFHVVVGQISSIRNIGICVKAAGLNLAGMTLEPIASAEAVLNTEEREAGVALVDIGGGTTDLAIFKDNIIRHTAVIPFGGNMITENIKTDCFIIERQAELLKVKFGSAWPGENKETEIVCIPGLRGRDPKEISLKRLSRIIHSRVSEILEQVNIELKNYGNEEHKKRLIAGIVMTGGGSQLKHLRPLTEYITGMDVRIGYANEHIYGLGNGMISNPEYATSIGLVIRGLKNKNIFKYYTTDTEREKTHQVLKKNKHTKLSSYKWNFNNKNSQNQNKSKSFFEIWADKFRQILNDTE; this is encoded by the coding sequence ATGGAATATCAAGATATAGCTATTGGTCTAGATGTTGGTACTACGAAGATTGTAGCTATGGTAGGAAAAAAAAATGAATATAATAAAATTGAAATTTTAGGAATTGGAAGATCTAAAAGTATAGGAGTACATAGAGGAGTAGTTAACAATATTACTCAAACTATTGAATCAATTAGAGAAGCTGTAGATGAAGCGGAACATACTTCTGGATTAAAGATCAAAGAGGTTATTGTTGGTATTGCTGGTCAACATATTAGAAGTCTTCAACATAGTGATTATATCACTAGATTAGATTTTGAAAATGTTATTAATACAAAAGATATACAACAATTAATTGATCAGGTTCATAAACTCGTGATGCTTCCAGGAGAAGAAATAATTCATGTTCTTCCACAAGAATATAAAGTGGATAGTCAAGCAGAAATTGGGGAACCCATTGGAATGTATGGAAATAGATTAGAAGCTAATTTTCATGTAGTAGTAGGTCAGATTTCTTCTATTAGAAATATTGGTATATGTGTGAAAGCAGCTGGACTCAATTTAGCTGGTATGACTTTAGAACCTATAGCTTCTGCAGAAGCTGTTTTGAATACAGAAGAAAGAGAAGCAGGAGTTGCTTTAGTTGATATAGGTGGAGGGACTACTGATTTAGCTATATTTAAAGATAATATTATTCGTCATACTGCTGTAATTCCTTTTGGAGGAAATATGATAACTGAAAATATCAAAACAGATTGTTTCATTATTGAAAGACAAGCCGAATTATTAAAAGTAAAGTTTGGATCTGCTTGGCCAGGAGAAAATAAAGAAACAGAAATTGTTTGTATACCTGGATTAAGAGGAAGAGATCCTAAAGAAATTTCTTTAAAACGTCTTTCTAGAATTATTCATTCTAGAGTAAGTGAAATCTTGGAACAAGTTAATATAGAATTAAAAAATTATGGAAATGAAGAACACAAGAAAAGACTTATAGCAGGAATAGTTATGACAGGAGGGGGATCACAATTAAAACATCTTCGTCCTTTAACAGAATATATTACAGGAATGGATGTACGTATTGGATATGCTAATGAACATATTTATGGATTAGGAAATGGAATGATTAGTAATCCAGAATATGCTACATCTATAGGATTAGTAATTAGGGGATTGAAAAATAAAAATATTTTTAAATATTATACTACAGATACAGAAAGAGAAAAAACCCATCAGGTTTTAAAAAAAAATAAACATACTAAATTGTCTTCTTATAAATGGAATTTTAATAATAAAAATTCACAAAATCAAAATAAATCGAAATCTTTTTTCGAAATTTGGGCAGATAAGTTTCGTCAAATACTGAATGATACAGAATAA
- a CDS encoding cell division protein FtsQ/DivIB: MEKYRTRMCITILYFTLISILFFFSQKTYKNRNLTRLNIIINPSYSDHVINENIVKNILFDKDKGYITKNIGQLCILRMEQKLNHYPFIKKSEIFLSVDGTLNIKIQEKTPILRIKNGKKKHYLTNDAESLEFFSSSFQPRVILAQGEFSKEEKRELVNLVNVINSDELLKHQIISIKKTKDNIFSLIPKIGNHYIILGNITNFRKKLKKLKAFYKQYLNKIDINQYRLIDLQYKNQVVAKKR, translated from the coding sequence ATGGAGAAATATAGAACAAGAATGTGTATTACAATTTTATATTTTACTTTGATAAGTATATTATTTTTTTTTTCTCAAAAAACATATAAAAATAGAAATTTGACAAGATTAAATATTATTATTAATCCATCATATAGTGATCATGTTATTAATGAAAATATTGTAAAAAATATTTTATTTGATAAAGACAAAGGATATATAACAAAAAACATTGGTCAATTGTGTATATTAAGAATGGAACAAAAATTGAATCATTATCCTTTTATAAAAAAATCTGAAATATTTTTGAGTGTGGATGGGACCTTAAACATTAAAATTCAGGAAAAAACACCAATTTTGAGAATAAAAAATGGGAAGAAAAAACATTATCTAACTAATGATGCAGAATCTTTAGAATTTTTTTCTTCTTCTTTTCAACCAAGAGTTATATTAGCTCAAGGAGAATTTTCAAAAGAAGAAAAACGAGAATTAGTAAATTTAGTCAATGTCATAAATTCAGATGAATTATTAAAACATCAAATTATTAGCATAAAAAAAACAAAAGACAATATATTTAGTTTAATCCCAAAAATTGGGAATCATTATATAATATTAGGAAATATCACAAATTTTAGAAAAAAATTGAAAAAATTGAAAGCTTTTTACAAGCAGTATCTCAATAAAATAGATATTAATCAATATCGATTAATTGATTTACAATATAAAAATCAAGTAGTAGCAAAAAAAAGATAA
- the murB gene encoding UDP-N-acetylmuramate dehydrogenase, which translates to MSILKKNFCIQKLNTFGIMVYAHYFLTIQNIKDLHNLHRLGNLYPKIPKLFLGNGSNILFINNYYPGILVKMGISGKKVIYEKNNKVIVKAYGGENWNDLVSWTIKKGFSGLENLSHIPGTVGAAPIQNIGAYGTEIKDVLLEVKVYEINQKKFIIFSKNECKLKYRSSFFKQHTKYSINQFLIVSVSFLLRTKYHNINTSYLEVQQELENMKIKRPTINDLSLAIYNIRTRKLPNPKEIGNAGSFFKNPIIDKLKFNKLKDQYPTIKGITFSKQQTKVSASSLIEIIGWKGKKIGNVGSYEKQPIILVNYGNASGKEIYCFSKEIIQNIKTKFNITLSLEVDIIK; encoded by the coding sequence ATGTCTATTCTAAAAAAGAATTTTTGTATTCAAAAACTGAATACATTTGGCATAATGGTATATGCACATTACTTTTTAACTATTCAAAATATAAAAGATCTACATAATTTACATAGATTAGGCAATTTATATCCAAAAATACCAAAACTTTTTTTAGGAAATGGGAGCAACATATTATTTATAAATAATTATTATCCTGGCATTTTAGTAAAAATGGGAATATCCGGAAAAAAAGTAATATATGAAAAAAACAATAAAGTTATTGTTAAAGCTTACGGTGGCGAAAATTGGAATGATTTGGTTAGTTGGACAATAAAAAAAGGATTTAGTGGTTTAGAAAATTTATCTCATATTCCTGGAACTGTTGGAGCAGCTCCAATACAAAATATTGGAGCATATGGAACAGAAATAAAAGATGTATTATTGGAAGTTAAAGTATATGAAATCAATCAAAAGAAATTTATAATTTTTTCAAAAAATGAATGTAAACTAAAATACCGTTCTTCTTTTTTTAAGCAGCATACTAAATATTCTATAAATCAATTCCTTATAGTATCTGTTTCTTTTTTATTAAGAACAAAATATCATAATATAAATACTTCTTATCTTGAAGTTCAACAAGAATTAGAAAATATGAAAATTAAACGACCTACTATTAACGATTTAAGCCTAGCTATCTATAATATAAGAACAAGAAAACTTCCAAATCCAAAAGAAATAGGAAATGCAGGAAGTTTTTTCAAAAATCCTATTATTGATAAATTAAAGTTTAATAAATTAAAAGATCAATATCCAACTATAAAAGGTATTACATTTTCGAAACAACAAACAAAAGTATCTGCAAGTTCATTGATTGAAATAATTGGGTGGAAAGGGAAAAAAATTGGTAATGTAGGATCATATGAAAAACAACCCATAATTTTAGTCAATTATGGAAACGCTAGTGGAAAAGAAATATACTGTTTTTCAAAAGAAATAATACAAAATATAAAAACCAAATTTAATATCACATTATCATTAGAAGTAGATATAATAAAATAA
- a CDS encoding YtxH domain-containing protein, with translation MKKNGNFIFGVIFGSLAVLILSKFFSSKSKEDKMINMFGETTEKIKENFKDLVKNFGKIVKEMKSNLEHNKCNKNQTDKIDQVEEELGT, from the coding sequence ATGAAAAAAAATGGAAATTTTATTTTTGGAGTCATTTTTGGTTCTTTAGCAGTACTAATATTAAGTAAATTTTTTTCATCAAAATCAAAAGAAGATAAAATGATAAATATGTTTGGAGAAACAACGGAAAAAATAAAAGAAAATTTTAAAGACTTGGTCAAAAATTTTGGAAAAATAGTTAAAGAAATGAAATCTAATTTGGAACATAATAAATGTAATAAAAATCAAACAGACAAAATAGATCAAGTAGAGGAGGAATTGGGAACATAG
- the murG gene encoding undecaprenyldiphospho-muramoylpentapeptide beta-N-acetylglucosaminyltransferase, with product MKKNKIPKIIIGSGGTCGHIYPGIAIAEELSKKVVPKSHILFIGSKNHMEMQEIPKFGYLFEGISISGGKDKFCSIVSGMILSMELICSFFVIKKLFNKFCPDIVIGTGGFVSFPTLYAAQKCKIPILLQEQNSFPGFTNRIFSRSARKICVAYNETKKIFSPKIQTNIITTGNPIRSEIMQKIFLDKNQACLNLGLNVNKPIILSIGGSQGAHSINMAWINGLNKLINLDIQLIWQVGKIDFIKIAKNQNFYHKNIIMMDFIENITICYSAADIVVSRAGGLTISEISLIGKPFILIPFPFASDDHQNKNAQILKEKDAALIIKNEEIEQKLVDATIDLLNDSIRQNRMIKNILKLGKPKATYNIVKEISHILDL from the coding sequence ATGAAAAAAAACAAAATCCCAAAAATAATTATTGGAAGTGGAGGAACATGTGGGCATATTTATCCTGGAATTGCTATAGCTGAAGAATTAAGCAAGAAAGTAGTACCAAAAAGTCATATTTTGTTTATTGGATCTAAAAATCATATGGAAATGCAGGAAATTCCTAAATTTGGATATTTATTTGAAGGAATTAGTATTTCAGGGGGTAAAGATAAATTTTGTTCTATAGTATCAGGAATGATTTTATCTATGGAATTAATTTGTAGTTTTTTTGTAATAAAAAAACTTTTTAATAAATTTTGCCCAGATATAGTCATTGGAACAGGTGGTTTTGTAAGTTTTCCTACACTATATGCAGCACAAAAATGCAAAATTCCTATTTTGCTACAAGAACAAAATTCATTTCCTGGATTTACTAATAGAATTTTTTCTAGATCTGCTAGAAAAATATGTGTTGCTTATAATGAAACAAAAAAAATTTTTTCACCAAAAATACAAACCAATATTATTACTACTGGTAATCCTATTAGATCTGAAATCATGCAAAAAATATTTTTAGATAAAAATCAAGCATGTTTGAATTTAGGATTAAATGTAAATAAACCAATTATTTTATCGATAGGTGGTAGTCAAGGTGCTCATAGCATTAATATGGCTTGGATAAATGGATTAAATAAGTTAATAAATTTAGATATACAGCTTATTTGGCAAGTTGGAAAAATAGATTTTATAAAAATAGCCAAAAATCAAAATTTTTATCATAAAAATATTATTATGATGGATTTTATTGAAAATATTACAATTTGTTATTCAGCAGCAGATATTGTAGTATCTAGAGCAGGTGGATTAACGATATCAGAAATATCTTTAATAGGAAAACCTTTTATACTCATTCCTTTTCCTTTCGCATCTGATGATCATCAAAATAAAAATGCTCAAATTTTGAAGGAGAAAGATGCAGCATTAATTATAAAAAATGAAGAAATAGAACAAAAATTAGTAGATGCTACTATAGATCTTTTAAACGACTCTATAAGACAAAATAGAATGATAAAAAATATTTTAAAATTAGGTAAACCTAAAGCAACATATAACATTGTCAAAGAAATTTCACATATTCTTGATTTATGA
- the murC gene encoding UDP-N-acetylmuramate--L-alanine ligase, which produces MNLDDIKAFYFIGIGGMGMSSLASYLNYIGKKVYGYDRSRSFLTKKLEREGIYIIYHDNIKLLPSWIHSEQCLIVYTPAIQNNNKQWMFLKQNVKNITKRSHLLSLITKNKICIAIGGTHGKTTTGVLLGHILKITGQNITAFLGGISENYQSNLILNGNDMFLVEADEFDHSFLHLNPNIACITSLDQDHVDTYPKKDDLVQAYIKFSQKIRHPYKKIFLCKEESSIWSTTTNIIYYSIIKEEKGIYYSNHIYIKKNKWYFDFHTPKETWKDLPLPIPGYHNLKNITAALAISDYLKLQEKEVRKALWLFKGIHRRYSIHFQSKEKIYIDDYAHHPTEINALINTIRKCFINKQILGVFQPHLFSRTKFFEEDFARSLEKLDILILLDIYPARELPLYGVNSYKLLDKIKIKNKEVSNMSNLLYKIEKKQFDILLTIGAGSIDSLVDTIKKWFHKRYGEI; this is translated from the coding sequence ATGAATTTGGATGATATTAAGGCTTTTTATTTTATAGGAATAGGTGGTATGGGAATGAGTTCTTTAGCTAGCTATTTAAATTATATAGGTAAAAAAGTTTATGGTTATGATAGATCTAGAAGTTTTTTAACTAAAAAATTAGAACGAGAAGGTATTTACATCATTTATCATGATAATATTAAATTATTACCATCATGGATACATTCTGAACAATGTTTAATTGTTTATACCCCAGCTATTCAAAATAATAATAAACAATGGATGTTTTTAAAACAAAATGTAAAAAATATTACAAAAAGATCTCATTTATTATCTTTGATTACTAAAAATAAAATATGTATAGCTATTGGAGGAACTCATGGAAAAACAACGACTGGTGTTTTATTAGGACATATATTGAAAATAACAGGACAAAATATAACTGCTTTTCTTGGAGGAATTTCTGAAAATTATCAATCAAATTTAATTTTAAATGGAAATGATATGTTTTTAGTAGAAGCAGATGAGTTTGATCATTCATTTTTGCATTTGAATCCAAATATAGCATGTATTACTTCTTTAGATCAAGATCATGTAGATACTTATCCAAAAAAAGATGATTTAGTTCAAGCATATATAAAATTTTCTCAAAAAATACGACATCCATATAAAAAAATCTTTCTTTGTAAAGAAGAATCTTCTATTTGGTCTACAACAACCAACATAATATATTATTCTATTATAAAAGAAGAAAAAGGAATTTATTATTCTAATCATATTTATATAAAAAAAAATAAATGGTATTTTGATTTTCATACTCCAAAAGAAACTTGGAAAGATCTTCCATTACCAATTCCAGGATATCATAATTTAAAAAATATAACAGCTGCATTAGCTATTTCAGATTATTTAAAACTTCAAGAAAAGGAAGTAAGAAAAGCATTGTGGTTATTTAAAGGAATTCATAGAAGATACTCTATTCATTTTCAATCTAAAGAAAAAATTTATATTGATGATTATGCTCATCACCCAACAGAAATTAATGCGTTAATTAATACTATTAGAAAGTGTTTTATAAATAAACAAATATTGGGAGTATTTCAACCTCATTTATTTAGTAGAACTAAATTTTTTGAAGAAGATTTTGCTAGAAGTTTAGAAAAATTAGATATTTTAATTTTGTTAGATATTTATCCCGCTAGAGAATTACCTTTATATGGAGTGAATTCTTATAAATTATTAGATAAAATCAAAATAAAAAATAAAGAAGTTTCTAATATGAGTAATTTATTATATAAAATAGAAAAAAAACAATTTGATATTTTGCTTACTATAGGAGCTGGAAGCATTGATTCATTGGTAGATACTATAAAAAAATGGTTTCACAAACGATATGGAGAAATATAG
- a CDS encoding 4'-phosphopantetheinyl transferase family protein, which yields MDNIRTLHTQIIVFKWEYLKHNYLEPVILSDKEKQHFVSLSEKRKKEYLGIRYALKYIGINNNIFYNHKRKPFIENEQKNISFSHSFEKIAIAVSSYHIGIDIEKLRKDKKIFKIKKKFLREDESIFINPNYEEDYLHIIWGIKESLYKLEGGKFYSFLDHYKVSPFCIDTNYKTSSISCWVIKESYSKKFYAFYRKIDDHYLVYIIDK from the coding sequence ATGGATAATATTCGTACATTACACACACAAATTATTGTTTTTAAATGGGAATATTTAAAACACAATTATTTAGAACCTGTAATTCTTTCAGATAAAGAAAAACAACATTTTGTTTCTTTATCTGAAAAAAGAAAAAAAGAATATTTAGGTATACGTTATGCCCTAAAATATATAGGCATTAATAATAATATTTTTTATAATCATAAAAGAAAACCATTTATTGAAAATGAACAAAAAAATATTTCATTTAGTCATTCTTTTGAGAAGATTGCTATAGCTGTTAGTTCATATCATATAGGTATAGATATAGAAAAATTGAGAAAAGACAAAAAAATATTTAAAATTAAGAAAAAGTTTTTGAGAGAAGATGAATCAATTTTTATTAATCCTAATTATGAAGAAGATTATTTGCATATTATATGGGGAATTAAAGAAAGTTTATATAAATTAGAGGGAGGAAAATTTTATAGTTTTTTAGATCATTATAAAGTATCTCCTTTTTGCATAGATACAAATTATAAAACTTCTTCTATATCTTGTTGGGTAATCAAGGAATCCTATAGTAAAAAATTTTATGCTTTTTATAGAAAAATAGATGATCATTATTTAGTTTATATTATAGATAAATAG
- a CDS encoding Mrp/NBP35 family ATP-binding protein codes for MSDFISQKQQIIKALETVFIDNNKQNIIQSGMVEKIDIDENEIIIFIKLYHPTMHVKQKLKENIFKTIDIYNNNIKQKVRLQIAKKLNYNRNNNKKIHGIKHIIAIASGKGGVGKSMVSTNISVTLANMGFNVGLLDADIYGPSIPILFNIKEKDVYSGRITKKEGTESYILKPIVKNKVHIQSIGFFSKSGQAIVWRGPMASKALHQLIHETEWGYLDFLIIDLPPGTSDIHLSILQYLSMTGVVMVSTPQKLSLSDVHRSIGMFRINTIYVPIIGIIENMSLIDTSKDLCETNKNTVKEFSIKFDLFFLGKIPMLKEIQEYSDLGIPVVLKHYTIQQIFLKITKNIISKLS; via the coding sequence ATGAGTGATTTTATTTCACAAAAACAACAAATTATAAAAGCATTAGAAACTGTTTTTATAGATAACAATAAACAAAATATTATTCAGTCTGGAATGGTTGAAAAAATAGATATTGATGAAAATGAAATTATTATTTTCATAAAACTATATCATCCAACAATGCATGTCAAACAAAAATTGAAAGAAAATATTTTTAAAACTATAGACATCTATAATAACAATATAAAACAAAAAGTGCGATTACAAATTGCAAAAAAATTAAATTATAATAGAAATAATAATAAAAAAATTCATGGTATCAAACATATTATAGCAATAGCTTCTGGAAAGGGTGGAGTTGGAAAATCTATGGTCTCTACTAATATTTCTGTCACGTTAGCAAACATGGGATTTAACGTAGGGTTATTGGATGCCGATATTTATGGCCCGTCTATTCCGATTTTGTTTAATATAAAAGAAAAAGATGTCTATTCTGGTAGAATTACAAAAAAAGAAGGTACTGAAAGTTATATACTGAAACCTATTGTAAAAAATAAAGTACATATTCAATCTATAGGATTTTTTTCTAAATCTGGACAGGCTATCGTTTGGAGAGGGCCAATGGCTAGTAAAGCATTACATCAATTAATTCATGAAACTGAATGGGGATATTTAGATTTTTTAATTATTGATCTTCCACCTGGAACAAGTGATATACACTTATCTATTTTACAATATTTATCTATGACTGGCGTGGTTATGGTCAGTACACCACAAAAATTATCATTATCAGATGTTCATAGATCTATTGGTATGTTTCGTATTAATACCATATATGTTCCTATAATAGGAATTATAGAAAATATGTCTTTGATTGACACAAGTAAAGATTTATGTGAAACAAATAAAAATACAGTAAAAGAATTTTCTATCAAATTCGATTTATTTTTTTTAGGAAAGATACCAATGCTTAAAGAAATTCAAGAATATTCTGATTTAGGCATTCCAGTTGTTTTAAAACATTACACAATTCAACAAATTTTTTTGAAAATTACAAAAAATATTATAAGTAAATTATCTTAA
- the ftsZ gene encoding cell division protein FtsZ, whose translation MKKEHFIIQKTENTNQKDNINKTLGLNKNRSASIKVIGVGGGGSNALSYMFEQGINGVDFIACNTDSQALQNNPVPLKIQLGASITEGLGAGADPEIGEKAALESLEEIKNILDSNTKMTFITAGMGGGTGTGAAPIIAGISKEKGILTVGIVTIPFHFEGQMRLQQAQKGIESLRNNVDSLIVINNDKLRELYGNLGFKAGFAKADEVLTTAAKGIAEVITHHYKQNIDLRDTRTVLKESGTAIMGSAISIGENRAKEAVIQALDSPLLNDNKITGAKNVLLLIVSGKIEITIDEIGIISDYIQAEAGNKANIIMGLGEDEKLEESISVTIVATGFPTEVQRVINHEEKKIFHKLEDNKKLKKDGIHPYSRIDTEPYKPGYYKQSTSENLDTYSLDNKKESFFNHMNNVTKTMNPHQQKEIKSSKTQKHKKYLLEDHFDLPIDIPIYSNSNEDLNNHNNKNKK comes from the coding sequence ATGAAAAAAGAACATTTTATCATACAAAAAACAGAAAATACAAATCAAAAAGACAATATTAATAAAACATTAGGGTTGAATAAAAATCGTTCTGCATCCATAAAGGTTATTGGAGTGGGAGGTGGTGGAAGTAATGCCTTGAGTTATATGTTTGAACAAGGAATTAACGGAGTTGATTTTATAGCGTGTAATACAGATTCTCAAGCTTTGCAAAATAATCCAGTACCTTTAAAAATTCAATTAGGTGCTTCTATTACAGAGGGATTAGGAGCTGGAGCAGATCCAGAAATTGGAGAAAAAGCTGCTCTAGAGAGTTTAGAAGAGATAAAAAATATTTTAGATTCTAATACCAAAATGACTTTTATAACAGCTGGAATGGGAGGAGGAACAGGAACAGGGGCCGCACCAATTATTGCAGGAATTTCCAAAGAAAAAGGGATACTCACTGTAGGTATAGTGACTATTCCGTTTCACTTTGAAGGACAAATGAGATTGCAACAAGCTCAAAAAGGAATAGAATCTTTAAGAAACAATGTAGATTCATTGATTGTTATAAATAATGATAAATTAAGAGAATTATATGGAAATCTTGGATTTAAAGCAGGATTTGCTAAAGCTGATGAAGTATTAACTACTGCAGCAAAAGGAATTGCAGAAGTTATTACACATCATTATAAACAAAATATTGATTTACGAGATACCAGAACAGTATTAAAAGAAAGTGGAACTGCAATTATGGGATCAGCTATTTCTATAGGAGAAAATAGAGCAAAAGAAGCAGTTATACAGGCATTGGATTCTCCTCTTTTAAATGATAATAAAATAACTGGAGCAAAAAATGTTCTTTTGCTAATAGTTTCAGGAAAAATTGAAATTACAATAGATGAAATAGGAATAATTAGTGATTATATTCAAGCAGAAGCTGGAAATAAAGCAAATATTATTATGGGGTTAGGAGAAGATGAAAAATTAGAAGAAAGTATTTCCGTAACTATAGTAGCTACTGGATTTCCTACAGAAGTGCAAAGAGTTATTAATCATGAAGAAAAGAAAATATTTCATAAGTTAGAGGATAATAAAAAATTAAAAAAAGATGGAATACATCCTTATTCGAGAATCGATACGGAGCCATATAAACCTGGATATTACAAACAAAGTACATCTGAAAATTTAGATACTTATTCTTTAGATAACAAAAAGGAATCTTTTTTTAATCATATGAATAATGTAACTAAGACTATGAATCCACATCAACAAAAAGAAATTAAGTCTTCTAAAACACAAAAACATAAAAAATACTTACTTGAAGATCATTTTGATCTTCCTATTGATATTCCTATTTATTCTAATTCTAACGAAGACTTAAATAATCATAATAATAAAAATAAGAAATAA